One window of the Pseudomonas sp. S04 genome contains the following:
- the msrQ gene encoding protein-methionine-sulfoxide reductase heme-binding subunit MsrQ, whose protein sequence is MRFVLWRSAVFIAAAVWPLLWLYEAWSSALGPDPGKVLVDRLGLGTLTLLLITLSMTPLQKLSGWAGWIAVRRQLGLWTFAYAVLHLSAYLVFILGLDWSQLGVELSKRPYIIVGSLGLVGLLLLAATSNRYSQRRLGVRWRKLHRLVYVILGLGLLHMLWIVRADLKEWAIYASIGALLLVLRVPAIARRIPRLKGKKAPSATKA, encoded by the coding sequence ATGCGGTTTGTGTTGTGGCGCAGTGCCGTCTTCATAGCGGCGGCGGTGTGGCCGCTGCTCTGGTTGTATGAAGCCTGGAGTTCGGCGTTGGGGCCTGACCCGGGCAAGGTGCTGGTCGATCGCTTGGGTTTGGGAACCCTGACGCTGCTCTTGATTACGTTGAGCATGACGCCTTTGCAGAAATTGAGCGGTTGGGCGGGCTGGATTGCGGTGAGGCGGCAACTGGGGTTGTGGACTTTTGCCTATGCAGTGCTGCATCTGTCTGCCTACCTGGTATTTATCCTTGGCCTGGACTGGTCGCAGTTGGGGGTGGAGCTGAGCAAGCGGCCATACATTATTGTTGGCAGTCTCGGCCTGGTGGGGTTGCTCCTGCTGGCGGCAACGTCCAATCGATACAGTCAGCGACGATTGGGTGTGCGCTGGAGGAAGTTGCACCGCCTGGTCTACGTGATTTTGGGGCTTGGTTTGCTGCACATGTTGTGGATAGTTCGTGCGGACCTGAAAGAGTGGGCGATCTATGCCTCTATAGGTGCACTGCTATTAGTCTTGCGTGTGCCTGCCATTGCCCGGCGAATTCCGCGTCTAAAGGGTAAAAAGGCACCTTCTGCAACAAAAGCTTAA
- the msrP gene encoding protein-methionine-sulfoxide reductase catalytic subunit MsrP, giving the protein MLFKFPKSSDCPESDVTPESLYISRRSVLGSAVSVMAASSLPRWASADDVARYPDVEPGKAPAWFNEKLPATRWGAVNVKDESITPFKDATHYNNFYEFGTDKGDPAANAGALKTEPWSVVVDGEVGKPGRYALEDLMKPYQLEERIYRLRCVEAWSMVIPWIGFPLSALLKQVEPTSKARYIRFETLQDPQSMPGQRSGFALIDWPYIEGLRLDEAMHPLAILAVGMYGRELPNQNGAPLRLVVPWKYGFKSVKSIVRISLVSEQPKTTWQGIAADEYGFYANVNPTVDHPRWTQARERRLPSGLFKPNVRATQMFNGYADEVAGLYAGMDLRTNY; this is encoded by the coding sequence ATGTTATTCAAATTCCCCAAATCGTCCGACTGCCCTGAGTCGGACGTCACGCCTGAATCCCTCTATATATCTCGCCGCAGCGTGCTGGGCAGTGCAGTCAGCGTAATGGCTGCCAGCAGTCTGCCGCGCTGGGCCAGCGCCGATGACGTCGCACGATACCCGGACGTCGAGCCGGGCAAGGCGCCAGCCTGGTTCAACGAGAAACTCCCGGCGACTCGTTGGGGGGCGGTCAACGTCAAGGATGAGTCGATCACGCCCTTCAAGGATGCGACCCACTACAACAACTTCTATGAGTTCGGCACCGACAAGGGGGATCCGGCCGCCAATGCCGGCGCCTTGAAAACCGAACCCTGGAGCGTGGTGGTAGACGGGGAGGTGGGGAAACCGGGGCGTTATGCCCTGGAAGACCTGATGAAACCCTATCAGTTGGAGGAGCGCATCTACCGACTGCGGTGTGTGGAGGCCTGGTCGATGGTGATCCCCTGGATCGGCTTTCCTCTTTCTGCATTGCTCAAGCAGGTCGAGCCCACTTCCAAGGCCCGGTACATTCGCTTCGAAACCTTGCAGGACCCTCAGAGCATGCCGGGCCAGCGCTCCGGTTTTGCCCTGATCGACTGGCCTTATATAGAAGGGCTGCGCCTGGATGAGGCGATGCATCCGCTGGCGATCCTGGCAGTCGGGATGTACGGGCGTGAATTGCCTAACCAGAACGGCGCGCCATTGCGCTTGGTGGTGCCGTGGAAGTACGGCTTCAAGAGTGTCAAATCCATCGTGCGCATCAGTCTGGTCAGCGAGCAGCCAAAAACCACCTGGCAGGGCATTGCCGCGGATGAGTATGGCTTCTACGCCAATGTGAACCCCACTGTCGATCATCCGCGCTGGACCCAGGCGCGGGAGCGGCGTTTGCCCAGCGGATTGTTCAAGCCCAATGTGCGTGCCACCCAGATGTTCAATGGCTACGCAGATGAAGTAGCCGGCCTGTATGCAGGCATGGACTTGAGGACGAACTACTGA
- the pssA gene encoding CDP-diacylglycerol--serine O-phosphatidyltransferase gives MSERPEEPNQASDAESLLPIDEHIEEGHDAEGRKVRHRGIYLLPNLFTTANLFAGFYSIINSMSAQSALSAGDAAGASKYFAFAAIAIFVAMVLDGLDGRVARMTNTQSAFGAEYDSLSDMVAFGVAPALLAFGWALGDMGKVGWMVAFIYVAGAALRLARFNTQVGTADKRYFIGLASPAAAGVVAGIVWAFSDYGIQGSKMSFLVALMVAAAGMLMVSNIKYNSFKELDLKGRVPFVAILAVVLVFAVVFSDPPRILLLVFLAYAASGPVQYLLHLRRHKKAE, from the coding sequence ATGAGCGAACGTCCCGAAGAGCCAAACCAGGCTTCTGACGCCGAAAGCCTGCTGCCCATCGATGAACACATCGAAGAAGGGCATGATGCTGAAGGCCGTAAAGTCCGGCATCGTGGTATCTATCTTCTGCCGAATCTGTTCACCACCGCGAACCTGTTCGCGGGGTTCTACTCCATCATTAACTCGATGAGCGCGCAGAGCGCCTTGAGTGCCGGTGATGCTGCCGGCGCGAGCAAGTACTTTGCTTTCGCGGCAATCGCGATCTTTGTCGCCATGGTGCTCGACGGCCTGGATGGCCGGGTAGCGCGGATGACCAATACCCAGAGCGCCTTTGGCGCCGAGTACGACTCGCTGTCGGACATGGTTGCCTTTGGTGTTGCACCGGCGTTGCTGGCCTTCGGCTGGGCCCTGGGCGATATGGGCAAGGTCGGCTGGATGGTTGCCTTCATCTATGTGGCGGGCGCGGCCTTGCGTCTGGCGCGCTTCAACACCCAGGTGGGGACCGCGGACAAGCGTTACTTCATCGGCCTGGCCAGCCCGGCTGCCGCGGGTGTGGTGGCGGGTATCGTCTGGGCCTTCAGTGACTACGGGATCCAGGGCTCGAAAATGTCCTTCCTGGTGGCGCTGATGGTGGCTGCGGCCGGCATGTTGATGGTCAGCAACATCAAGTACAACAGCTTCAAGGAGCTGGACCTGAAGGGGCGTGTGCCTTTTGTGGCGATCCTGGCGGTGGTGCTGGTGTTTGCCGTGGTGTTCAGCGATCCGCCGCGCATTCTGCTCCTGGTGTTCCTCGCCTATGCCGCCTCTGGTCCGGTGCAGTACTTGTTACACCTTCGCCGGCACAAAAAAGCCGAGTGA